The Brassica oleracea var. oleracea cultivar TO1000 chromosome C6, BOL, whole genome shotgun sequence genome includes a region encoding these proteins:
- the LOC106296463 gene encoding eukaryotic translation initiation factor isoform 4E-like, producing MATEDVNEEALAAAEVTEKQPHKLERKWCFWFDNQSKQEQGAAWGASLRKACTFDTVEDFWGLHETIFIPSKLTPNAEIHMFKAGVEPKWEDPECANGGKWTYVVANSRKQALDKAWLETLMALIGEQFDEADEICGLVASVRQKQDKLSLWTRTKSNEAVLMSIGKKWKALLDVTDKITFTNHDDSRRSRFTV from the exons ATGGCGACCGAGGATGTGAACGAAGAAGCCCTTGCGGCGGCGGAAGTAACGGAGAAGCAGCCTCATAAGCTCGAAAGAAAATGGTGTTTCTGGTTCGATAACCAATCTAAGCAAGAGCAAGGCGCTGCCTGGGGAGCTTCCCTTCGTAAAGCCTGTACCTTCGACACTGTCGAAGATTTCTGGGG TTTGCACGAGACTATATTCATCCCCAGCAAATTGACGCCGAATGCTGAAATTCACATGTTCAAAGCTGGTGTTGAGCCCAAGTGGGAAGATCCAGAGTGTGCTAATGGCGGAAAGTGGACTTATGTTGTTGCCAACAGCAGGAAGCAAGCTTTAGACAAGGCTTGGCTTGAAACT TTGATGGCTTTGATTGGAGAGCAATTCGATGAGGCAGATGAGATTTGTGGTCTTGTTGCTAGTGTGCGCCAAAAGCAAGACAAGCTCTCATTGTGGACAAGGACTAAATCAAATGAAGCTGTCCTG ATGAGTATTGGAAAGAAGTGGAAGGCGCTACTTGACGTCACCGACAAGATAACTTTCACTAACCAT GATGATTCTAGAAGAAGTCGGTTCACTGTCTGA